One genomic region from Sciurus carolinensis chromosome 2, mSciCar1.2, whole genome shotgun sequence encodes:
- the LOC124977456 gene encoding olfactory receptor 11H6-like has product MNASGANMVTEFILLSFSCSRETQALLFILFLVSYILTLMGNGAIVCAVKLDHKLHTPMYLLLANFSFLEICYINTTVPNMLRNFLSETKTISFTACFLQFYFFFSLGTNETFLLPLMAFDRYLAICRPLHYPTIMNNRLCTVLVVLCWVTAFLCYPVPIYFITQLPFCGPNTIDHFVCDPGPLLALSCVPAPGIELSCSLLSSIIIFILASYTLVLRAVFHVPSTAGRHKAFSTCGSHLVVVSLFYATLMVMYISPNSGNPGGTQKIVTLIYSSVTPLINPVIYSLRNKDMKAALRKIRILTKISQNS; this is encoded by the coding sequence ATGAATGCATCAGGAGCCAACATGGTGACTGAATTCATACTCCTGAGTTTTTCCTGCTCCAGAGAGACCCAGGCCCTCCTCTTCATCCTGTTCCTTGTGTCCTACATCCTGACACTGATGGGAAATGGGGCCATTGTCTGTGCGGTGAAGCTGGACCATAAGCTCCACACCCCTATGTACCTCCTGCTAGCCAACTTCTCATTCCTGGAAATCTGTTACATCAACACCACTGTCCCAAATATGTTACGAAACTTCCTGTCTGAGACCAAAACCATCTCTTTCACAGCCTGCTTCCTGCAGTTCTACTTCTTCTTCTCCTTGGGCACCAACGAGACCTTCCTATTGCCCCTTATGGCTTTTGACCGATACTTGGCCATCTGTCGGCCTCTGCACTATCCCACCATCATGAACAATCGTCTCTGCACAGTCTTGGTGGTCCTCTGCTGGGTGACAGCCTTCCTCTGCTATCCAGTGCCTATCTATTTTATCACTCAACTCCCCTTTTGTGGTCCCAATACCATTGACCACTTTGTCTGTGACCCGGGCCCTCTTCTGGCCCTGTCCTGTGTTCCTGCCCCTGGAATTGAGCTTTCTTGTTCCTTGTTGAGTTCAATCATTATCTTCATCCTCGCATCCTACACCCTGGTCCTCAGAGCAGTGTTTCATGTCCCCTCAACTGCTGGAAGACACAAggctttctccacctgtgggtctcacctagTTGTGGTGTCTCTCTTCTATGCAACACTCATGGTGATGTACATCAGTCCAAACTCTGGAAATCCAGGTGGGACACAGAAGATTGTAACCTTGATCTACTCCTCAGTGACCCCACTTATAAACCCAGTCATCTACAGTCTCCGGAACAAAGACATGAAGGCAGCCTTGAGAAAAATTAGAATACTCACAAAAATTAGTCAAAATTCATGA